The window GTTTTGGTTTGCAGATCGACAAGGCGATAATCGCGGCCATTGCGAGCCACGCCGCCACCGCCCATCCGCGCGAATGCTGTGGCCTGCTCCTCGGCCCGGCCTCCGAACACATTACCGCCATCCAGCCCGCACGCAACGTGGCGGCGGACCCTGCACGACACTTCGAAATAGACCCGCAAACCCTCTTCGAAGCTATTCGCGCGGAGCGGGATGGCGGGATGGAAATCGTAGGGTATTACCATTCGCACCCCAACGGCCTTGCCGAGCCATCTGCCACCGATGCGGCGCAAGCGGCCCGTGATGGCAAAGTCTGGGCCATCATTGCCCGCGGCAAAATTGGGCTGTGGCATGACACCCCCGCCGGTTTCGTCCCGCTTTCGTATCGCATAGCGGATGATTAGACGAAGGACCGATCACGCCCGCCCTTCCATCCGCCGCACTAGCCGCGCCTTCCAGCGTAAAGGTTGGGCCCACCTGCCGAAAGCTGCGTGGCTCCAGACGTAGTTTGCGCTAGGCCGGTTTTCTCGTAACGGATATGTCACATTCGTAACTCTCTTACAGGACTTCGCGCCCCCCGCCATGAACGATACGTCTCTCGAACTCGCCAGCCAGCTGTGTTCGCGGCTGTGCCACGACCTGCTGTCGCCTGTCGGCGCGCTGAATAACGGGCTGGAACTGCTCGCCGACGAGAAGGACCCGGACATGCGCGCCCGGTGCTTCGAATTGCTGGAGCAAAGCGCCAGGACCAGCGCGGACAAGTTAAAATTCTTCCGTCTCGCTTTCGGTGCGGCGGGCGGGTTTGGCGAGATGGTGGATGTGGCCGAACCGAAAGCTCTGGTCGAGGCACTGATTGGCGAGAACAAGCGGGTCGAGGCGCGTTGGGCACTGGCGGACGATAAATTGCCCAAGGCGGCGGTGAAGGTCCTTTTGAACTTTAGCCAGATGGCACTCGATGCGCTTGTACGCGGGGGCACGCTGGATATCGGCGCAGAGAATACCGGGGGCGCGACCGAGCTGGTGGTGCGTGCCACCGGCCCGAAAGTCGCCTTCGACGAAGTGATCGGTAAGGCGCTGCAAGGCGATCTGCCGGCAACGGAAATGTCCGGCCGCACGGCGCCAGCCCACATGCTTGCGCTGATGGCGCGGCAGGTTGGCGGCGGCTTGCAATATGCGCTGACCGAGCAGGATGACGATACCCGCGCGCTGGTGCTGGGCGCAGTGCTGCCCCAGCCCGAAGGGATGATCGGCTGATGACCACCCGTCCAGGCGACGACATTCCTGAACCGGCGGCTCTGGTAGTGCCCACGCATACCGGCGCAGATACCGGTCTGGCAGAGCTGGTGCATCAGGAACGGCCATCGCCCAATTTCGACGAGCGTACCGCGCCGATCGATACGCTGGTAATCCATTACACCGAAATGGACGGTCCCGACCTGGCCCTGACCCGGATGTGCGATCCCGAGGCGGGAGTGTCCGCCCATTATCTTATCAGCGAGGCCGGCGAAGTGTTCCGCCTGGTGCAGGAAGACAAGCGCGCCTGGCACGCAGGCGTGTCCTGTTGGCGTGGCAATACCGATGTAAACAATACCAGTATCGGGATCGAGCTGGACCACCCCGGCCATCGCCATGGCTACCGCGAGTTTTCCGAAACGCAGTTCCTCGCGCTGGTGCCGCTGGTGGCGCGGATCGTGAAGGAACATGGCATTCCGCGCGCCAATGTCGTCGGGCATTCCGATGTCGCTCCGCAGCGCAAGATCGATCCGGGCGAGCTGTTTCCGTGGGACCGGCTGGCGGAATACGGCCTGTGCCTTCCGCGCCCGGCAAAACTGGAGCTGGGCGATCCGTTCGACAATGACGGGGCGTTCTATCTGGCGCTGGAGCGGTTCGGTTACGATATCGCCG of the Alteripontixanthobacter maritimus genome contains:
- a CDS encoding Mov34/MPN/PAD-1 family protein; amino-acid sequence: MQIDKAIIAAIASHAATAHPRECCGLLLGPASEHITAIQPARNVAADPARHFEIDPQTLFEAIRAERDGGMEIVGYYHSHPNGLAEPSATDAAQAARDGKVWAIIARGKIGLWHDTPAGFVPLSYRIADD
- a CDS encoding histidine phosphotransferase family protein — protein: MNDTSLELASQLCSRLCHDLLSPVGALNNGLELLADEKDPDMRARCFELLEQSARTSADKLKFFRLAFGAAGGFGEMVDVAEPKALVEALIGENKRVEARWALADDKLPKAAVKVLLNFSQMALDALVRGGTLDIGAENTGGATELVVRATGPKVAFDEVIGKALQGDLPATEMSGRTAPAHMLALMARQVGGGLQYALTEQDDDTRALVLGAVLPQPEGMIG
- a CDS encoding N-acetylmuramoyl-L-alanine amidase, coding for MTTRPGDDIPEPAALVVPTHTGADTGLAELVHQERPSPNFDERTAPIDTLVIHYTEMDGPDLALTRMCDPEAGVSAHYLISEAGEVFRLVQEDKRAWHAGVSCWRGNTDVNNTSIGIELDHPGHRHGYREFSETQFLALVPLVARIVKEHGIPRANVVGHSDVAPQRKIDPGELFPWDRLAEYGLCLPRPAKLELGDPFDNDGAFYLALERFGYDIADGRKAVEAFQRRWRPERIDGEIDGQVRAILFQLLLDRDEGRTR